In Gymnogyps californianus isolate 813 chromosome 6, ASM1813914v2, whole genome shotgun sequence, a single window of DNA contains:
- the UBE2D1 gene encoding ubiquitin-conjugating enzyme E2 D1 isoform X3 — MALKRIQKELSDLQRDPPAHCSAGPVGDDLFHWQATIMGPPDSAYQGGVFFLTVHFPTDYPFKPPKIAFTTKIYHPNINSNGSICLDILRSQWSPALTVSKADCACRTEEKLVSRASKSN, encoded by the exons ATGGCGCTGAAGCGGATACAGAAA GAACTAAGTGATCTGCAGCGAGACCCACCGGCCCACTGTTCTGCCGGACCTGTTGGAGATGACT TGTTTCATTGGCAAGCAACAATTATGGGACCT cctgaTAGTGCATATCAAGGGGGAGTATTTTTTCTCACAGTACACTTTCCAACAGACTATCCTTTCAAACCACCAAAG attgcttttacaacaaaaatataCCACCCAAACATAAACAGTAATGGGAGTATTTGTCTTGATATCCTGAGATCGCAGTGGTCACCAGCTCTGACTGTATCTAAAG CTGACTGTGCATGCAGAACTGAGGAGAAACTGGTGAGCAGAGcttcaaaatcaaattaa
- the UBE2D1 gene encoding ubiquitin-conjugating enzyme E2 D1 isoform X4, which produces MGPPDSAYQGGVFFLTVHFPTDYPFKPPKIAFTTKIYHPNINSNGSICLDILRSQWSPALTVSKVLLSICSLLCDPNPDDPLVPDIAQIYKSDKEKYNRHAREWTQKYAM; this is translated from the exons ATGGGACCT cctgaTAGTGCATATCAAGGGGGAGTATTTTTTCTCACAGTACACTTTCCAACAGACTATCCTTTCAAACCACCAAAG attgcttttacaacaaaaatataCCACCCAAACATAAACAGTAATGGGAGTATTTGTCTTGATATCCTGAGATCGCAGTGGTCACCAGCTCTGACTGTATCTAAAG ttttattgtCCATATGCTCCTTACTTTGTGATCCTAATCCAGATGATCCTTTAGTACCGGATATTGCACAGATCTACAAGTCAGACAAGGAAAA ATACAACAGACATGCAAGAGAATGGACTCAGAAATATGCAATGTAA
- the UBE2D1 gene encoding ubiquitin-conjugating enzyme E2 D1 isoform X1, translating to MALKRIQKELSDLQRDPPAHCSAGPVGDDLFHWQATIMGPPDSAYQGGVFFLTVHFPTDYPFKPPKIAFTTKIYHPNINSNGSICLDILRSQWSPALTVSKVLLSICSLLCDPNPDDPLVPDIAQIYKSDKEKYNRHAREWTQKYAM from the exons ATGGCGCTGAAGCGGATACAGAAA GAACTAAGTGATCTGCAGCGAGACCCACCGGCCCACTGTTCTGCCGGACCTGTTGGAGATGACT TGTTTCATTGGCAAGCAACAATTATGGGACCT cctgaTAGTGCATATCAAGGGGGAGTATTTTTTCTCACAGTACACTTTCCAACAGACTATCCTTTCAAACCACCAAAG attgcttttacaacaaaaatataCCACCCAAACATAAACAGTAATGGGAGTATTTGTCTTGATATCCTGAGATCGCAGTGGTCACCAGCTCTGACTGTATCTAAAG ttttattgtCCATATGCTCCTTACTTTGTGATCCTAATCCAGATGATCCTTTAGTACCGGATATTGCACAGATCTACAAGTCAGACAAGGAAAA ATACAACAGACATGCAAGAGAATGGACTCAGAAATATGCAATGTAA
- the UBE2D1 gene encoding ubiquitin-conjugating enzyme E2 D1 isoform X2, whose translation MLENPTLCICKEKALLKPDSAYQGGVFFLTVHFPTDYPFKPPKIAFTTKIYHPNINSNGSICLDILRSQWSPALTVSKVLLSICSLLCDPNPDDPLVPDIAQIYKSDKEKYNRHAREWTQKYAM comes from the exons ATGTTGGAAAATCCTACTCTTTGCATCTGCAAAGAGAAAGCGCTTCTTAAG cctgaTAGTGCATATCAAGGGGGAGTATTTTTTCTCACAGTACACTTTCCAACAGACTATCCTTTCAAACCACCAAAG attgcttttacaacaaaaatataCCACCCAAACATAAACAGTAATGGGAGTATTTGTCTTGATATCCTGAGATCGCAGTGGTCACCAGCTCTGACTGTATCTAAAG ttttattgtCCATATGCTCCTTACTTTGTGATCCTAATCCAGATGATCCTTTAGTACCGGATATTGCACAGATCTACAAGTCAGACAAGGAAAA ATACAACAGACATGCAAGAGAATGGACTCAGAAATATGCAATGTAA